In Corynebacterium aquatimens, one genomic interval encodes:
- a CDS encoding NUDIX domain-containing protein, translating into MTVGDGNGWVEGPGGKPVWGRFGAAGLFLRTSTGGDAKVLLQHRANWVADGGTWALPGGARDSHETEAEAALRETVEECGIDVGKVVVDTCIVTAAGDDSSWTYTTVLAHTTTGEELPTEPNAESADLRWVELDKIREYPLHGGFEASLDTLLWHCKNHD; encoded by the coding sequence ATGACTGTTGGTGATGGCAATGGCTGGGTAGAGGGCCCCGGCGGCAAGCCTGTATGGGGGCGTTTCGGGGCTGCGGGATTATTCCTGCGCACCAGCACGGGTGGGGACGCCAAGGTCCTGCTCCAACACCGCGCGAACTGGGTTGCGGACGGCGGGACGTGGGCCCTTCCCGGTGGCGCGCGTGATTCACATGAGACGGAAGCGGAGGCCGCACTGCGGGAAACGGTCGAAGAATGTGGGATTGACGTGGGCAAGGTGGTCGTCGATACGTGCATTGTGACTGCCGCTGGCGATGACTCCTCGTGGACGTACACGACGGTGCTTGCGCACACGACTACCGGCGAGGAGCTTCCCACCGAGCCGAACGCGGAATCCGCCGACTTACGTTGGGTTGAGCTGGATAAAATCCGTGAATACCCGTTGCATGGTGGCTTCGAAGCGTCGTTGGACACACTTCTATGGCACTGTAAAAACCATGATTGA
- a CDS encoding ABC transporter ATP-binding protein has protein sequence MIEVSGLTKQYGQVRAVDDLSFTVKPGVVTGFLGPNGAGKSTTMRMIVGLDNPTAGTALIDGRPYRELDNPIHKVGTLLDAKAVHPNRSAYRSLLWQAQAAGLPSSRVDEVLSLVGLTSVAKKKAGGFSLGMGQRLGIASAMLGDPEVLILDEPVNGLDPEGIRWVRELLKSFAAEGRTVLVSSHLLAEMAQTADELIVIGRGRLVAAGPMHEFIKQNSAVSTVVRSPHLEQFGQALSAEGIQFSVAADEDGRPTIIVPNTDSDRVGELAYSTGVMLTQLSEQRASLEEAYIRKTEGAVQYHTGLPAQPGPAQPAPAAPVGHPAPVAPGPTEQAGPMAPTDGRLGEPSIRNAHSKEVRDA, from the coding sequence ATGATTGAAGTTTCCGGCCTGACAAAACAGTACGGTCAGGTCCGCGCCGTTGATGACTTAAGCTTCACCGTGAAACCCGGAGTGGTCACGGGATTTTTGGGCCCCAACGGCGCGGGCAAGTCAACAACAATGCGAATGATCGTGGGGCTTGACAATCCCACAGCGGGCACCGCGCTTATCGACGGCCGGCCGTACCGCGAATTGGACAACCCCATTCACAAGGTGGGAACGCTGCTCGACGCGAAAGCCGTGCACCCGAACCGCAGCGCGTATCGCTCTTTGCTGTGGCAGGCGCAGGCGGCTGGGCTTCCCTCCTCGCGCGTGGATGAGGTTTTGTCCCTGGTTGGTTTGACCTCCGTGGCCAAGAAGAAGGCCGGCGGTTTTTCCTTGGGTATGGGGCAGCGCCTTGGCATCGCGTCCGCGATGTTGGGCGATCCGGAGGTGTTGATCCTCGACGAGCCAGTCAACGGCTTAGATCCCGAAGGTATCCGCTGGGTGCGTGAGCTACTCAAGTCCTTCGCCGCGGAAGGGCGCACTGTTTTAGTGTCCTCCCACCTGCTGGCTGAGATGGCACAGACCGCGGACGAACTGATCGTGATCGGCCGCGGCCGCCTCGTTGCAGCCGGGCCGATGCACGAGTTCATCAAACAGAACTCTGCTGTGTCCACCGTCGTTCGCTCCCCGCACCTGGAACAATTCGGCCAGGCGCTAAGCGCCGAGGGCATCCAGTTCTCCGTGGCAGCTGATGAGGACGGTCGACCGACCATCATCGTGCCCAACACCGATTCCGACCGCGTTGGCGAACTCGCCTACAGCACCGGCGTCATGCTCACCCAGCTCTCCGAGCAGCGCGCATCCCTCGAAGAGGCCTACATCCGCAAGACCGAGGGCGCCGTGCAGTACCACACCGGCCTCCCCGCCCAGCCCGGCCCCGCGCAGCCTGCGCCCGCCGCGCCGGTTGGCCACCCCGCCCCCGTTGCCCCCGGCCCGACTGAACAGGCCGGCCCAATGGCTCCGACGGATGGGCGGTTGGGGGAACCGTCGATAAGAAATGCTCACAGCAAGGAGGTTCGCGATGCTTAA
- a CDS encoding ABC transporter permease, with amino-acid sequence MLNTMLSEITKLRTTASFWWTSAIGAALMLAMVTMMAFIDRNNGAIDPMDPMSMGGGAWAPVTVIGAYGLFTFVVTVMATMVVTTEYRFKVSSTNFTITPQRWQVALAKLLVYGLFSMVFGLILLVISYILGDAIAANPFDWTSNSVAQRTLWALPLTTGLVVMLCQGVGWLVRNSAGAITLVVGWQLLLEGTILQLIPKWGPRVLKYMPFQNQTQFQLPFLGTEWNEWVHFGIFAAWAIIPFIIGLVLLERRDA; translated from the coding sequence ATGCTTAACACGATGCTTTCGGAGATTACGAAGCTCCGAACAACCGCTTCCTTCTGGTGGACGTCCGCGATCGGTGCGGCGTTGATGCTCGCGATGGTCACGATGATGGCGTTCATCGACCGAAACAACGGCGCGATTGACCCGATGGATCCCATGAGCATGGGTGGTGGCGCGTGGGCGCCCGTGACTGTAATCGGTGCGTACGGGCTGTTCACGTTCGTGGTCACGGTGATGGCGACGATGGTGGTCACCACCGAGTACCGCTTCAAGGTGTCGTCGACAAACTTCACAATCACGCCGCAGCGATGGCAGGTCGCGCTGGCGAAGCTGCTGGTATACGGGCTCTTCTCGATGGTCTTCGGGCTGATCCTACTGGTGATTTCCTACATCCTCGGTGACGCCATTGCAGCCAACCCATTCGATTGGACATCCAACTCCGTTGCGCAGCGCACACTGTGGGCGCTGCCACTGACCACCGGTCTGGTCGTGATGCTCTGTCAGGGAGTCGGCTGGCTCGTGCGTAACTCCGCCGGTGCCATCACCTTGGTCGTCGGCTGGCAACTTCTGCTTGAGGGCACGATCCTGCAGCTCATTCCCAAGTGGGGGCCGAGAGTCCTTAAATACATGCCGTTCCAGAACCAAACCCAGTTCCAACTGCCGTTCTTGGGCACCGAGTGGAATGAGTGGGTGCACTTTGGCATCTTCGCCGCCTGGGCCATCATCCCGTTCATCATCGGCCTGGTCTTGCTGGAACGCCGCGACGCCTAG
- the cls gene encoding cardiolipin synthase, translated as MLGLDLSTWQWILFVIDYSIKFVVIGIIPENRKPSSANAWLLVILLIPYLGLPLYFFLGSTFLNRRRHRIQERAADAVQDVHSSIPDFPKGTTLSDEKISMITLNRTLTGYPALDGRVLALWADYDKAMMRLASAIDDAEHYVHVEMYAQAWDQTTHIVFEALERAVARGVKVRVLFDQIGSQKYPGFKDFKKRLTAAGIEWHQALPIQLLRGRFRRPDLRNHRKQVIIDDRVGFMGSINLIDRSYLMPGHVKKGRQWVDALVEVTGPIVASFESMFAVDWYTESGEVIELVPPHDPDPDAAEPSTLQLIPSGPGYQTEPNLRMFNTLIHHARRRLVLCSPYFVPDDSMLEAITTACYRGVRVDLLVGEKADQFMVDHAQSAYYQQLLEAGVHIWQFPAPYILHTKFAIADPAEPTDASDSSSEHPNCVAIMGSSNMDMRSFSLNFENSLFIARGPLLDDLMALSRSYFHVSKQLTLEEWSSRPWTRRYIDNVMKLTSAVQ; from the coding sequence ATGTTAGGCCTAGACCTGTCCACGTGGCAGTGGATCCTCTTCGTCATCGATTATTCGATCAAGTTTGTAGTTATCGGAATCATCCCCGAAAACCGCAAGCCCTCGTCTGCTAACGCGTGGCTCCTGGTCATCCTGCTTATCCCCTACCTGGGACTTCCGCTGTACTTCTTCTTAGGCTCGACCTTCCTTAATCGCCGCCGCCACCGCATCCAAGAGCGCGCCGCCGACGCCGTACAGGACGTCCATTCCTCCATCCCCGACTTCCCTAAGGGCACCACGCTTAGCGACGAAAAGATTTCCATGATCACGCTCAACCGGACCTTGACCGGCTACCCGGCGCTGGACGGTCGCGTTCTGGCGCTGTGGGCGGATTATGACAAAGCGATGATGCGCCTGGCCTCGGCCATCGACGATGCCGAACACTACGTCCACGTGGAAATGTACGCCCAGGCCTGGGACCAAACCACCCACATCGTGTTCGAAGCGCTGGAACGCGCAGTCGCCCGCGGCGTGAAAGTACGCGTCTTGTTCGACCAAATCGGATCGCAGAAATACCCCGGCTTCAAAGACTTTAAAAAGCGGCTCACCGCCGCCGGGATCGAATGGCACCAAGCCCTGCCGATCCAACTCTTACGCGGGCGCTTCCGCCGCCCCGACCTGCGCAACCACCGCAAGCAAGTCATTATCGACGACCGTGTCGGCTTCATGGGGTCCATCAACCTGATCGACCGCAGCTACCTCATGCCGGGGCACGTGAAGAAAGGCCGCCAATGGGTCGACGCCTTAGTGGAAGTCACCGGCCCGATCGTGGCGTCCTTTGAATCCATGTTCGCCGTGGACTGGTACACCGAATCTGGCGAAGTCATTGAGCTAGTTCCTCCCCACGACCCCGACCCAGACGCCGCTGAACCTTCCACACTGCAGCTCATCCCCTCCGGGCCCGGCTACCAAACCGAACCGAACCTGCGGATGTTCAACACCTTGATCCACCACGCCCGCCGGCGCCTCGTGTTGTGCTCCCCCTATTTCGTCCCCGACGACTCCATGCTGGAGGCCATCACCACCGCCTGCTACCGCGGCGTCCGCGTCGACCTCCTCGTCGGCGAAAAGGCCGACCAGTTCATGGTCGACCACGCCCAATCCGCTTACTACCAGCAACTCCTCGAAGCCGGCGTTCACATCTGGCAGTTCCCCGCCCCCTACATCCTGCACACCAAGTTCGCCATCGCCGACCCCGCCGAACCCACCGACGCTTCCGACTCCTCCTCCGAGCACCCCAACTGCGTGGCCATCATGGGCTCCTCCAACATGGACATGCGCTCCTTCTCCCTGAACTTCGAAAATTCTCTGTTCATCGCACGCGGCCCGCTTCTCGACGACCTGATGGCACTGTCCCGTTCCTACTTCCACGTCTCCAAACAGCTGACCCTCGAAGAATGGTCGAGCCGCCCCTGGACTCGCCGCTACATCGACAACGTGATGAAACTGACCTCCGCTGTCCAATAG
- a CDS encoding exodeoxyribonuclease III produces the protein MRIATWNVNSVRSRADRIQAFLQRNDIDVLAMQETKVADAKFPYSVFEAAGYEVAHVGYHQWNGVAIASRVGLEDVREGFERQPGFHKDIAHEQAMEARAVGANCGGVDVWSLYVPNGREIGVRHYDYKLEFLYRLSEQVTPGSPQVFMGDFNIAPTDKNVWDIAFFEGKTHVTEPERAAFQRLVESGLTQVTHDELYSYWDYKSMRFQRGEGMLIDFQLVTPVMADRLKFAWVDVDERKGQGASDHAPVIADYDVADLAGALDEVR, from the coding sequence ATGCGGATAGCTACGTGGAACGTGAACTCGGTGCGCAGCCGCGCAGATCGCATTCAGGCGTTTCTTCAGCGCAACGACATTGACGTGTTAGCCATGCAGGAAACGAAGGTCGCTGACGCGAAGTTCCCCTACTCGGTGTTTGAGGCAGCGGGGTACGAGGTAGCGCACGTGGGTTACCACCAGTGGAACGGCGTGGCTATTGCGTCGCGGGTGGGTTTAGAAGACGTGCGCGAGGGTTTTGAGCGCCAACCCGGGTTCCACAAAGACATTGCGCATGAGCAGGCCATGGAGGCGCGCGCGGTGGGCGCGAACTGCGGCGGGGTGGACGTGTGGAGCTTGTACGTCCCCAATGGCCGGGAGATCGGCGTCCGCCACTACGACTACAAGCTGGAGTTCCTCTACCGACTATCCGAACAGGTCACACCCGGTTCACCACAGGTATTCATGGGCGATTTCAACATCGCACCGACGGATAAAAACGTGTGGGACATTGCATTCTTTGAAGGCAAAACGCACGTGACGGAACCGGAGCGCGCCGCGTTCCAACGCCTTGTTGAGTCAGGCTTAACACAGGTCACCCACGACGAACTGTACAGCTACTGGGACTACAAATCCATGCGCTTCCAGCGCGGCGAAGGCATGCTCATTGACTTCCAGTTAGTAACGCCGGTGATGGCAGACCGCCTCAAGTTCGCATGGGTCGATGTCGACGAACGCAAGGGGCAGGGTGCCTCCGACCACGCGCCCGTCATCGCCGACTACGATGTCGCGGACCTTGCCGGCGCGCTCGACGAGGTGCGCTGA